TGATCCAATATTTATTTTGAATGCCAGAAAAATAAGAATCTCAGACTTCAATGATGCTGGCTCTCGCAAGAATCCAGGACACGTCTCATGGAGGTGTATCTGTTCACGGAGCTGTTGCCCATCTCTCTGAGGTTCCTGTACTCTCCAGGCCTCACGTACATCTGCCTGCCTCTGAAGTGGGGCTGCTCGTACATGAGCCAGTGGCCCTCCATCACGTTGCAGGACTGGCAGTCGGACATGCGGTAACGATCCTGGATGGAGTCACAGTCGTCCATCATCTCGTGCATCTGACCCCCAAAGTTCTCTCTCTCATAGACCTGCATCCTGAACTGTCCTTTGTGCTGTAAAGTTAATAAGGACACATATTTAAAGTAAGAACATGATCAAAGTAATTAAATAGGAATCTGATCAGTTTACAATCAAAAACTTACATTTTTTGATACATTGTATTAAgctatatatactatacatatgaCACTATAAATGCATCATATATAAGTTGTTTTCCAATAGAGACATCTTACCATGGGGATGTTACGGCAGGAGCGAACGGAGTCAGACATGCCCATACGCTGGTAGTCAccatactctcctctcctcacaaagTACTGGTTTCCCTGGAAGTTGGAGCGGTCGTACACCATGAAGCAGCCGCTCTCCACCCTGCAGGAGTTGCACCTGCTCAGGTACGAGGTCAACTCAGGGCAGTCTGAGCTGGTTTCATAGGAACGACCCTGGAAGTTCCTGTCCTCGTAGAAGATGATCTGGAGCAACCAACGAAAAAGGCATCAAGCACAACACAGAGAGGAAAAGGATATGCCTCAAATCAAAAGTAATTTTTAATCAACTAAATAATTAAATATTGAAATGTAAACAAATTGTTCTGTAAGAAGAACTACTGGTAATGAATTTAGTAAATCAACAATGAAATGGTCAAATGTAGAAATGAGGCCCACAAACTCAGCCATGAAGAACAGCTCTTCAAATGTAATtgaacattactgaacataaaaatatatgtttaacatcaaaactgtaacttaacaattctaaaataaataaataaaataaagtaaattgCTAATGTATCAGGCAGAAAATCCAGCTATACACCACTGTACCTTGGCCATGGTGTTTGTTTGCTGCGGCTCTGGGATGTTGTCCAATAGGCCATGTTCACTCAAGCTTTTATACCTTATACCATTTCAAATGGCTTTTTGTTATTCAAATTCCCCATCCTGATGAATAAGCAGGATGCTTCTTGCTGTTGATTTTGTGCAGCTGTGTCCTTGGCTGGCACAAGCAGAGAGACAGTGGGCACGAATACTGTATTAGAATTATCATGTGATCATAGGTATTTAAAACATGTAGCTGTTTTTATCATATTTTACCAAGAGTATTTACAAACACTTTTTACATGTATTGGATTGTGTTTTACAAAAGACCAACACTTTTCACCATCATTATAATTGGTTTGGAGTATGAAATATATGGTGCAATAATTGTTTACTTCATTTTTTTAGGCTGTGAAGATGGATCTTAATGATTTGTGTATTGTATTTAACATACACATTTTAGGGGGGGGTGAGAATGTGTCTGTCACCATGACAACTGTTTTGAGAGGTGGATGTCAACAGTCCTGGGAGCAGATGGGGTCACGAGGTCATGCTCGGTTAATCCTGCAGTGACTCAGCCTATAGGGGGACAGAGGCTAGGGGAACTCAGAGTAAGGGAGACCAACCCAGCAGTTTACTTATCATTATTTAACGCCCACACCAGTAGAAATTCACTTTTTACAGCTAAAAGATGATGGCCACAGCTTACCTACGACGTTTCACAACAATGTAAGTTACTAAATCATCAttttagtcaaagtatgataTATTTGGCCTTGAAGTGCCAAACTGAATGTGTGACTTCGGATGTTTCCGTGAGTCTTCCGTATCTTTTCCTATTAGATGATGTGCAAATTATTTTCTGCATATGATTCGTTTCAGGGCTGGGTTTTCTTTAAAcgttaccacccaccagcatggcaaTGTTTTTGTTATCCCGCTGTAAAGTTCTTCCTATTCGCAAATCGACTGAGAGCCAAACAGCTTTTCTCAATAGTCTACATGTGGGTTTCTACTAGATAAAAACAGCCAAAGTCAGACTTGGCTATATCAtacaaattcatgaaaacaaaaatgtgctttttggtcttaatttaaggttaggctaAGGTTAGCGGTGttgttaaagttagggttaaagTGAGTTAGGCTTAAAATCCTGTTttgtgactttgtggctgtgttaactagtgacgaATCTACACTTCACCGATTTGCCACGGAGAAATTTAAAATAGGGGGGCCAAGTAAGATTTTTACACTTTCCTTTTTTACCAGCTAATTATCATAATCCATTGGATCATATCAGATTTCACTTATTTTTTAAATAGTCTACATAGATGATTTTATAAATGGTCAAATTGTGTGATATGATTGTATTTTAGAACACTACTACACTGATTGAGgtggatgattttttttttttttaaatgtaccttttaactaggcaagtcagttaagaacaaaatcttatttacaatgacggatttaacaagtgacatcaataaggggtcatagcttttacctggattcacctggtcagtctgtcatggaaagagcaggtgttcttaatgttatgTAAAGTCAttgtatagctagctagctagcttgctgaaatgataacagagagaacaaagaatataGCTATTTGATTATGTTCTTGTGCACGTCTAAATATTAATGACGTCTGGAAGCCGACAGTTTCACTGGAATTATCAAAAACTGAAAGAGTCAGACAAATGTCAGCCCTCAACAACTGGTATTGGCACAGTTTAGCTGAGGCTCATCTCTTGACAGGTAGGCTGGTAGTTAGTTTCTGAAATAATTATTTTCACCTGACCTAAAGTACGCCTGTCTTAGTTTAAATTGTACTCATATAACGTTCAttagctagctaaggttagcatgctagctagttaCACTGACAGCTGTCAATCAGTGTTGTTATTTCTCTGCTACGCGTGGGAATCACCACAACGTTCCCATCCCCAATTCCATAATATGTTTTAGCAGTCTAAGTCAGTCTGAGGTGGAATCTAAACAAGAACAACAATTTCTGCTCTACGACATGAATTACTCTAAATACTTCCTCGGAGGTGGGCCTTTATAAGCATATAAGTAATGCAACCAATTATGAAATGATGAATGCTTGACTTTACTGATGGATGATAGAGGGCCATTAAGAGTTTATTTACATTCAAAGATGTTGGCTCTGATGACTAAATATGGAAAAGCTGCATGCAGTACTTGCGGTAATGATCGGCCTACATAATTATATAGAAatgcagcctggtctcagactagaCCTAACATAGAAAATGTATGATAACTATTTGTTTAGTATGGTTTCATAAGACAGTTTGAAATCTAAGGCAACCCAAAGGATGAAAGTtaaaatctcatcacggacaactttagcattttgactacttactactttttagctactttgcaactacttagcatgttagctaaaccattcccctaaccttaaccttaatcattttagctaacccacattccctaaccataacacttcccctgaccttaaccttaatccttttagctaacccttccccaaaccCTACCCATTTAACCTAACTTTTACACTTAAAACTAACCTAGATTTTTTATATGTATTTGTCAATTTTTTATTGAACCtgtatttacctaggcaagtcagttaagaacaatttcttatttacaatgacggcccaccccacctagctaatgttagccacctagctagaatttgtaacatatcatgcgTTTTGTAAattcataacatactgtatgttttgcaaattcgtaacatataataggaattgtaattcgtaacttATCATACTAAAAttggtgatggacatccacaaatgaatacataccatacgaaacataacatatcatactaaatgaagTGTCTCgaatttacgtacagaataatacaaaatgctctgagaccagtttGAGAAAGGATCCAAGATTGAGAAATATGCCTAGTTTAGCTGAAAGGTTGTTTTTCCAGTATTTTCATGATCAAGGTTAGAGTTAATTTAGCTCTCATTGACATTTCATTGAGTATCCATAGTTGCTTTCAGTATACATCCACTTCAATTTCTACCAAGGAATGATTTGACCTCAAATCAGTATCAAGTAACTGTCAGAAAATCTGTTCACAGAGAGTGGTAGCGAGGCAAATATCTTGCCAATATCAACACCTGCTTATCAACACCCCGCTTATCAATTAAAAATAATCTACGTGTTTGTAATTTCAAAAATCACAACTGAAGTAATTATTAAAAAACACAAGatactgtatttcaaggccaagtAGCAATTTAAATGTTCGTATCATTTGAAAATGTAGTACAATACAGCAGAAACAGTTagatgtttttaaaaatatatattttttaagtacaaATCTCACATAAACAAGCAGATCATCTTTGATATCAGACGAAGAAGAAACTTGATCAAGTCCATTTTCCTCAACAAGAGTAGTGGAATAGGAAACACACTCAGTATATCCTAGATGTAAACCCCAACAGAAAAATAAATGATCATAAAGTAGTCCGAACAGAATTCTGTGACTTAGGCCTTTAACATTCATTTCACTGTTCCAGCAATCGTTTGTTAGAGAATCATTAGACTGGAACAAAGAGAAATTAAACATGACCAAATCATTTTTGCTGATATGCAAATCGGCCTCATTTGGATATCAAAGGCTTTCCACACTCTGCACATTTTGTTTATACATAAATACTTTGACGGTGCGGCAGCTAATTAAGTAGTAGCCTGTGCTGCAAAATGGTGAAGGTAAGGTGACGCATTAAAAAACACATCTGTATTTATCAGTGATGATAGTAACTTCAATGCATATACCTTGCATTTGGGTTCATATGTTTATTCATTCATGTGCAGCCAACACTCTTCATACTCTTCATATTCCTGCAAACACAAAAAGTTAACTTGATAATAGTTTGAAGATATGGCTTTGCCATTTTTATATGACTTTGAGAATGTCTGAATAAAGTGTTCATGTAATATGTGATCCTGTAGTAATATGATATTTGTTTTCCTCCGTAACTCACCACAGAGTATTCTCTGCTTCCCATGCTTCCTTAGATCACATTCTACGAGGAAAATCATTTCCAGGGCCGCTGCTATGAGTGCAGCACCGACTGTGCTGACCTGCACTCCTACTTCAGCCGCTGCAACTCGGCGAGGGTGGAGAGCGGGGCCTGGGTGCTTTATGAGAAACCCAACTACAAGGGCTACCAATACATCCTGAGCCCAGGGGAGTACACAGACAACCAGCAATGGATGGGATTCAACGATAGCGTCAAGTCCTGCCGCGCCATCAAAAACGTAAGATGATTCCTTGCATATCCATATTTCATATCAtaattctctcctccctccctccacactctctctctccccctcttctgtatgccttaaaaaaaaaatcttagtcCCATAGTTCCCAGCAGTTAATGTGTCTCTTTCATTGCAGAAACTTGTAACACAAACCATATGCATTTAAAATTTGCTCTGAAAAATgtgtacaaaaaaaaaagtaaaatatgATGTTTTGATATTCTCGACTAGGAGGTAAGCTAATCCTCCCTCTTGACTAATATTGTATAAAAGTCTATGTTACAGAATGGGACTGAGATAGTGTTTCATACAGGGTTAAGTGGACCTCAGGCCCAGAATGCATCAGGGAATAACACACTGCTCTATAATCCAGCAGACAATACAAGCAGACAAAAGCAGACATTTTTGGCAGCATTTTACCCCCACGTCCGTCACTTTAAGAGGAAATATGCCAAGAAACCTTTAAAGGGGCATTTTCCGTTAATAGTTCATGCCCTTCGAACACGAAAAGAGACTAACAAATCCACGTTAAACATGCTACAACGTCATTTAAATTTGAATGAGTTCTatatttaaaataatttattgaCCAACATAAGTGAAGATGATATCTTACATGTAGTTTATTATATTTAACATGAATGTACGGCAGCTATAGCTAATATGATGTCCAACTGAATTTCAGAAGCCTCTGAAACACCCAATAAATTATATTACAGTAGATTTGGTACAAAACAAAATCCTAACTAACCCTTCACAatgtttgtctttctctccctctgttcctgccAGGTGTATGGCAACGTGTGGAAGCTGAGGCTGTACGAGAGGCCAGACTTCGGCGGTCAGATGGTGGAGTGGGCCGAGGACTGCCCCTCGGTCTACGAGGCCTTTAAGTTCCGCGAGGTGTACTCGTGCATGGTGACCCACGGCGCCTGGGCCTTCTACGAGCTGCCGAACTACAGGGGACGCCAGTACTTCCTGGAGCGCGGCGAGTACCGCCGCCACACAGACTGGAGTGCCGCCACTGCCGCCGTGGGCTCCTTCCGCAGGATCACCGAGTTCTAGGGCTCTGTGACCTTTGAGCGTGGGATCGAGTTGTTCTCTGGTCTTATTGAGTCTGTGTGACATGATCCAATAAAAAATGAACTATTTGCAAATGTCTGAAACTCGTTTTGTGATCTGTTGAGGTGAGAAACAAACATGTGCAAAAGATAACATCAAGGTTCCATGAGTTTGGTGGTAGGACACTATAATCCTACCACAATGCTAAACTTTTCTGACAAGTCAATTTCATAAGCGACCTTCTGAGTATTCTGAATGTCAATTAACAAACTGCCAAGCAAACCGAGAACATTCCCAGAGCATTAGCTAACAGTCCACAGTCCCAGGTTCTAGTTAGGGTTTGAGCTAACTTTAGGATGATAACGTCCCACAAACATTCAAAGACTGTAACATTATTatcattggcaaacttaaagATAATGGACATTATTATACTTTATTAGGGTATTGTccaaacatacactacatgaccaaaagtatctgctcatcgaacatctcatttcaaaatcatgggcattaatatggagttggttcccctcctttgctgctataacaacctccactcttctgggaaggctttcgactagatgttggaacattgctgcggggacttgcttccattcagccacaagaacattagtgaggttggacaCTGATATTGgccaattaggcctggctcgcagtcggcattccaattaatcccaaaggtgttcaatggggttcaggtcagagctctgtgcaggtcagtaaAGTTCGTGTTgcgcgtttgtaaattcatcaattattctgcgctctgacACACTCAGACGGAGAGTGCTCCGAAATCGGAGTAGTTAGCCAGAGGGAATTTGCGAACGTAAGATCTATACTAACTGTATAACAGTCATTaaagttcttgctagctaaccaaatgactcctgcatctctagctgtgtatagccaCTGAAAAACGATGAGGGGAAATAGacagtcactcacccactcctccaatgacatgacatcctcctagcagctagctagctaaagttaggctctgtgtttttaacttgctacataaatagatacgctagcaTATTAGCCAGGTTATGACTGATTTGTGATCACttcccttgctagtttgattgtagacattcccagccttagttacattcgtccacttttgtccagaatattgagtcattgaaactgaaacggtgcatcccgaatggaggcagcaaacaatataccaggccagctgtgatttacaacctgatggTAATATTTTTTAGACTCTCAATacatgtattggtgaattatatgaatcatgcattgaactgcatccatatattctgccaacaatgccttagtgtacaTCATGGAACCTATATAACCTATTTTGTAAACCTCTTGCTGCCTGTAGATGATCATCTGGTGAAACTagcatgtgaatatatttcacaTGTTTTGCACATGATTTCTCTGTTGTACTACTAGTAGTTTAGTGGAGGAGTAAATcatatacctccactacactactttgatacgcatcagtggggattaagaagtgagtataaaTAATGCCCAATAAAAGAAAAGTGGGTATACGGTTTATACCTGTGTGTATCCTCCACTACCACCACTGGCCCTTTGTGTTTTACAAAAATTACACTCTCCTACATCAGTGTGATGGTATTACGGTTGTGGTCCTTTCAGAATCACCAACCTGTCACATACTGAAGGCCTATAGCGGTTTAATGtgctgactgaatggaagctgataattaGGAGTTTAATGTGCTGACTGAATGGCAGCTGATAATTAGGAGTTTAATGTGCTGACTGAATGGCAGCTGATAATTAGGAGTTTAATGTGCTGACTGAATGGCAGCTGATAATTAGGAGTTTAATGTGCTGACTGAATGGCAGCTGATAATTAGGAGTTTAATGTGCTGACTGAATGGCAGCTGATAATTAGGAGTTTAATGTGCTGACTGAATGGCAGCTGATAATTAGGAGTTTAATGtgctgactgaatggaagctgataattaGGACTTGTTTACTCCGCTGGTCTCGGTGAGTCAAGACCGAGTACAAATGTATCCCCGACACTGAGTCAAGACTGagacactcaatatgtggtctTAAGACCTctcgagtactacaacactgaTATCTGGTGTGTTACATTGTCTCACATTAGTTTGGGGCGAGACTTTTTTTTTAAGCAGGTAGTGACAGTGGCTGGGTAAACAACCCAAAGCATGTACtgcagtctctccttctccttgttCATAACCTCATTTCAGGGTACCACAACACATTTGTAATTTTGAAATGTgttggtgaactatccctttaagagggGTTATAGACATCATCATAAGCACCATCAGCAGTGTCAAAAAGATGCACATGAATAGTCCTGTTGTGCAGACCAGACCTGTTGTCCTATTGTGCAGACCAGACCTGTTGTCCTGTTATGGAGACCAGACCTCTTGTCCTGTTGTGGAGACCAGACCTCTTGTCCTGTTGTGGAGACCAGACCTCTTGCAGGTTCTTTGACAAATGAAAAAGGATGGGCCCTGACCCAAAACATTTGATATCAAACCAATGTCCTCTAGTGCCCTTGTTTTGGTCAGCATGGTGTACGGTATAAAGTGCATTTGGGATGGTTTGCACTTTCCATTTGTCTTTGTTTGTAGATCGGGGCATCAGTGCTTCTGAACAATGTGATGAGTCTGGATTTGAATTACTGATTGAATTATATCCAATTCAAACAGTGCTAAGTAACCATGTGCTTGCGTTTGTTGTCCTGGCTGCATATAAAGAGAATATTGGTGGAGCTTGGTGGTTTAATGTATCACGCCTGGCCTACTGATAATTAACCATGGAAAAGGTAAGCAGAGTTATTGATAAAGTTATCACAAAGTTATTGATAATGCAATCACATGAAGTTATTGATAACGTTATCACAAAGGTATTGATAAAGCTATCACATTAAGTTATTGATAAAATTACCACAAAGTTATTCATAAAGTTATCACAAAGTTATTGATAAGGCTATCACATGAAGTTATTGATGAAGCTATCACATGAAGTTATTGATTAAGCGATCACATGAAGTTATTGATTAAGCTATCACATGAAGTTATTGATAAGGCTATCACATTAAATTATTGATAAAGTTACCACATTCAGTTATTGATAAAGCTGTCACAAAGTTATCCAAGTTATCATAAAGTATAACTCTATAGTAAGTTATATACAAACTGCATATGTCATTGAAGTTGCAGAGAAACTCATAATATgtattatacaatgggtgggtctaatcctgaatgctgattggttaaaaccgcattccagctggtgtctattccacaagttaccacaggCTTCTCAGGAATTATCACTTAATTATATGATGTTTGGTGTCAGATCACCTTCTACGAGGACCAGAACTACCAGGGACGGTACTATGAGTGTGACAGTGACTCCAGCGACCTGCACACCTTCCTCAGCCGCTGTAACTCAGTCAGGGTGGAGGGGGGATTCTGGGTGGTGTACGAGAGGCCCAACTACATGGGCTTCCAGTACGTGCTGACCCCTGGAGAGTACCCTGACTACCAGCGCTGGATGGGATTTAATGACACCGTCAGGTCCTGTCGCATCATTAGGAATGTGAGTAGAGTGGATGGATGGACAATATGAGACTTCTTGAAAGAGTTCATATGGAATAGAGAAGTATAACCAACCTGTAATCATTATACCCAGGTTAGCACCACACTTACAGAGCTTGTTCCTAACAAGACCTTACCACCCTActgtaaatgtattttacatgtcTGGTTGTGCAGTTATTGTTCAGACATAAAGGGGCAGGTCAAgatatcattttttttatttagatGGTCATATCTTCCCTAAAAAAACAAATGCTTTAACATTTCGTTCTTGTTGTGATTCTGTTTCCTGACTCCAGGTGGGCAACTCGTGGAGAATGAAGCTGTGGGAGAAACCTAACTTTGAGGGccagagcatggaggtggcagACAACATGCCCTCCTTCCAGGAGCGCTGGCACAGCCGCGAGGTGAACTCCTGCAAGGTGTTCGAAGGCGCCTGGGTTTTCTTTGAGCATCCCAACTACAGGGGGCGCCAGTACCTGCTGGAGAGGGGAGAGTACAGACGCCACACCGAGTGGGGGGGCATGCAGGCCAACGTGGGCTCCATCCGCTGTGTCAAGTAGTACGGCACGTCACCACCAAGGGTTGAGGATGTGCATCATTGTGTGTAAGAAGTACAAATAAAGTTGTGTTGAAAATCTAAAAAACTTCTTCGCAATATGAGCACAATATTCAGGCTTGAGTGATAGATATGGGCTGAATCTCATTCCTTTATTTTGGTCCTGACCATAGATTTTCGTGACAGTTGTAGTCCGAATTCAAAACCTGGGCTGCATGAGGTAACCCTTTACTTAACAGCGATAGGTGTAATGCTTTGTGATGCAGCTCCAATGCATAGTAAGATGTGTCATAAGCACATTATGACACCCGTGTGTCTTCATATAACGATCCTGTCAAAATAACAGCTATTATCAGCTCAGAATCTCATGCGGAGAAACAACATGTAGATGCTACTTAAAAAGCATTGGTTGTTAGTTGTCACCCAGAAGGGTTAAAGACCTTTTAAAAAGTTTGAACCAAAACAATGGTCAGAGGTTACCAAGCATTACAGTTGAGCTAGTAGGTCCCTGTTCCAGGATCATGGGACTGTAGATGCACCACCACTAAAGAAAGAATATGTAAATACAGggccttgggaaagtattcagaccccttgactttttacattctattatgttacagtcttattctaaaattgatgacatttattatttttcaatctacacataataccccataataacaaagccaaaacagttattttttgtttacatttttgcAGATGTACCtttttacatgagtattcagaccctttgctatgagactcgaaattgagctcaggtgcatcctgtttccattgttcatgcttgagatgtttctacaacttgattggaatccacttgtggtaaattcaattgattggacatgatttgggaaaggcacacacctgtctatataaggtcccacagttgacagtgcatgtcagagcaaaaaccaagtcatgaattaattgtccgtagagatcgGAGGcagtattgtgtcgaggcacagatctggggaagggtaccaaaaaatgtctgcagcattgaaggtcctcaagaacacagtggcatccataattcttaaatgggagaagtttggaatcaccaagacgctgccaaaggtgctgcaacaacgtgctgagtaaagggtctgaatacttatgaataagaattagcaaacatttctaaaaacctgtttttgctttgtcattatggggtattgtgtgtggattgattaggaaagcattttttaaaatacattttagaataagtgtcACGGATTCCCCccgtactgctgctcattccattcACCAGTTCcagaggtctacgtcaccggccttctaggcgtcactgaactggatcagtaccaccaaccccggactgtcttcTCTCATTACACagacctggttcccattccccctgattagtatgtgtgtatacgtgccctctgttcaccattgtcttgagcggttattgttcccatgttaGTTGGTCTTGTGAGAACCTGTGCTTTGTTATTTCGGCTTTCGTGCTGCGTgtattgtgcacttgttattacgggtctcaccccgtgtggtgtgttgtgggtcTCGTCCCGTATATTTATTAGAGGTTTTACCTCGCCCTTTTGTTTGGGTacatccctgtgttttgtatacgtgtttgttttgggcttcgtccccgtACCTTTCATGGCATGTTGTATTTTTGGGTGGAATATTAAAAACCCCgattacgtattcctgcgcctgtctccaatcatttatacaacgtgacaataaggctgaaatgtaacaaaatgtggaaaaagtcaaggggtctgaatactccccCAAAAAAAAGTAgacttacatttatttatttattttataaagaaAGAAGACATTGCTGATTGAAATAGCTGACATTGCCCAAATGTCCAATTCATTCTGATGTCTACAACTGCACTCTCAACACCacaaaatatactgtacattatacctACGTAGTCTCCTGTTTTCATGTCAGGCATGAAACCATGGAgtgaattattattatatatatatatatatatatatatacatagtcccagtcaaaagtttggacacgtactaatttcagggtttttctttatttttactcttttctacattgtagaataatggtgaagacatcagaactatgaaataacacatgga
This region of Oncorhynchus tshawytscha isolate Ot180627B unplaced genomic scaffold, Otsh_v2.0 Un_contig_11440_pilon_pilon, whole genome shotgun sequence genomic DNA includes:
- the LOC112253624 gene encoding gamma-crystallin M3-like, giving the protein MAKIIFYEDRNFQGRSYETSSDCPELTSYLSRCNSCRVESGCFMVYDRSNFQGNQYFVRRGEYGDYQRMGMSDSVRSCRNIPMHKGQFRMQVYERENFGGQMHEMMDDCDSIQDRYRMSDCQSCNVMEGHWLMYEQPHFRGRQMYVRPGEYRNLREMGNSSVNRYTSMRRVLDSCESQHH
- the LOC112253623 gene encoding gamma-crystallin M2-like; protein product: MVKITFYEENHFQGRCYECSTDCADLHSYFSRCNSARVESGAWVLYEKPNYKGYQYILSPGEYTDNQQWMGFNDSVKSCRAIKNVYGNVWKLRLYERPDFGGQMVEWAEDCPSVYEAFKFREVYSCMVTHGAWAFYELPNYRGRQYFLERGEYRRHTDWSAATAAVGSFRRITEF
- the LOC112253620 gene encoding gamma-crystallin S-1-like: MEKITFYEDQNYQGRYYECDSDSSDLHTFLSRCNSVRVEGGFWVVYERPNYMGFQYVLTPGEYPDYQRWMGFNDTVRSCRIIRNVGNSWRMKLWEKPNFEGQSMEVADNMPSFQERWHSREVNSCKVFEGAWVFFEHPNYRGRQYLLERGEYRRHTEWGGMQANVGSIRCVK